TTGATAAGCATAGTCAAAGGAAAACGCAACATTACCCATGAGGGCGTGTTTTAAACCGAAGCCAAGTGTAAACGATTCTTCGGAATCTCTCAGAAAAAGGGACTTGTATCCGCCTCTGATCGCAATCAGATTGTCAAAAACATATTCAGCCCCGACATTCACGCTCTCATAATTGTCGTTCGGATGGATCGCATCAACATCCAGTGTCAATTGATGCATATCAGTGGAGATGGGACTGTACGCCAGACCAACTCGAAAATTCAGCGGAAGCGACCACGCATCTGTCCCGAGGTAAGCGGGGATCTTGCCGTTATTTCCGGTCGTATTAACATCAGGATCATAAGTAACCAAAAGGGATTGACCTTGCATTTGCATTTTCGTCCCAAAATTCGATATAGACATTCCCAGTACGATTCCATCAAAAGGTGTTTTGTAAAGGATCCCCAGATCCATTGCAAAGCCGGTCGCGCTTGCCTCCCAGATGGATTGGTAGATAATTTTGGGATTGAATCCTATGGCAAAGTTGTCGGTAAGGTTTATCGCATAGCCCAGACTAAAGGCGATGTCCGTAGCCGTAAACAATTGCCCTGTGCCATTCGGATTATCGACGGTGGTGACTTTCATGTCACCGTAATCCGACGCGATAAAACTAAACCCCGCAGTTCCCATTCCACCCAGGTTATAAGAAGCCGCGAGATAGTTGTAGGCAACGCTTGCCAACCAGTTCGTATGGTCGAAGATGACGTCGATGCCATCCATTTTCGCCAATCCTGCCGGGTTCCAATAGAATGCACTCAAGTCGTTGTCGACCGCAACAAACGCGCCACCCATAGAAGCGGCTCTTGCACCTTGACCAATCTCAAGAAACGAAGCGGCAGTGGTTCCTCTTTTTGAAACGTTTGAAATGAAATCACTCTGGCAAAAAGCAGTCGAAGAAATCAGGATTACCATCAACAATTCAACCGTCTTTACAATTTTCATCTTCATTCTCCGCTATTTTATGATGGCAAATTTGCCGATGTAATTGCCAATTCCGGGTGCATCCACATGAAAGAGATACACACCATAGGCGATATCCATTCCATCGTCGGAGACTAAGTCCCACGTCGTCGCGCCGCCATTGTTCAAGTTTGAATCATCTTTGCGTAGAGTCTTCACCAGCGCACCCGCAATCGTATATATCCTGATTGTGCATTTTGCCGGAAGATTTATGAAGCTTATCTGTCGTGTGCCGCGGCCGGTAGGATAAAGGGATCTCGGTTCCCAGGGGGCCGCTGCGATGTAAGGATTCGGGACGACGGAGATGTTGGACAGCGACTTGTTGGCCACAGTGTTATTTACCGACATCGCCTTTGTCGTGAAACTAAAATAGTCGCCGTTGGCAAAGGGCCTCTTCGTATGAATCATGAACTTGTCTCCCGCCTGAGGATAAACTGGAGCAATCGCGGGATTCATGGGTCCCTGATAATGGATTTCCCAAGTTCGTACCGTGGTGCTTGGCGCCTCGAGCTGTGTCATGATTATGTCGTCTCCGAGAGTCAGCGAGTGTGAACCGTCATTATCAATTATAATGGTCGCAACTTTCTGGCCACTGCTCAGATCCGTGATCAGGTAATTGACCGGAATATTTACGGTCGATGATTTAACCGTGTCGACCGGGTGGTCGTAAAACTCGATCTGATAATCCGTAGGCCACGCAACGCCACCGCTGGGATATCTGATAACGGCAAGGTTTAAATTGCTCTTGCTGCCATACCACCCGGTTGATGAATCGTTCACCGAAACCATGACGTCGTTGTTGAAAGAAAAAACCATTCCGTCGAAAGGAGCGCTGTAGACGGTGCTGCCAAAGACTGTCGCATCGACATTTCTCTGCAGAGTATCTACCATGCCGCTGTCGCTTCTGGTAATAAGATATGACGTCGTCGTATAGTTCGGAACCGTTCCCTGCGCAGTGTAAATGATCTGGTATTGGGCCCCATCGTATATCGCGCCTGGATTCAAAACCTGCACACTAATCGAGCCTGTTCCCAGGCCATTGGCGACCCTATCCAGGTTCCCAACCACCTGAGGCGGAACGTATCCCGCGACTGGCGCATTCGGAGTAACCACAGCACAATTCTGGTCCACAAAAGTTATGTTGCCCGAATAATCCTGCGTGATGATCTTCGAGCACTCAGTAGGCTGCAAACCAGTAGGTACTCCATTGACTACGTCATAGGCTGAATCACCGATTGAATAAGAGCACACCGCGTAAAAGTAAGTTCTCCCATTCTCGACTGTAGTATCCACATATGAGTGCTGTAAACCACTGTTGCTGCCTCTCCAGAAACGCGCGCCATTTATTCCGACCGGATCGGGGCCGTATAATGAATCTACTAGATCAAATTGGGCAATCGGTTTGTAATAGGTCGGTTCACCTTGAGAGTCTGTTATCAACTTATCATCTTCGAATTGGGGTTCTTCGCTTCTATATACAGTATATCCTTCAAAAGCTTTTCTATAACCTTGCCGCGGGTCGTTGTTCTGATCGCCGAGAAACTGATCCCTGAATTGTTCGGCAATATTATCCCAATACAAATAGACTCTCCTGTCTCCTGCGACGGCATGCACAGTTGGCTTATAAGGCGGCTTGGTGAAATTGTAATTTGCATTATAGATTGCTTGAACAGTCCGTTTATGAAACAGCAGTTGATCGAGGTCGTTCCCCATAATCAATGCTATGGAGAATCTTTCTCTCAGACCCTTTCCGAGAATGAATGGACCAGAAGCAAAGACCATCTGAATATTGGTGTTTGCTACTGTAGTATCCACGAAACCATTATTCATAGACTTCCACATCACATTGTCATTCTTCGGCCACATACCGTTCGCTGATTTATCCGCAAGAGTTCCCAGAGTTACCGACGTCAGTCCAATCTGGTCAGATTCGTCTTTGTCCGTAGCGTCGAAGTGCGGCTCGCCGTGCGTGGGTAGTCCATCACCTTCTCCAACATCGGGACCTGTATAACCGGGATCCCACGGACCCAATCCATCGGCACCAACATCATCATTCAGGGGTTCATCCGAGTCCCATGTCCCGTTTCCGTTTAGATCAGTGTATGGCACCCAATTATGATTGTTGTCGATGTTATCGTCTCTTCGCTCATCGATCATGCCATCATGGTCATTGTCCACACCGTCGAAAGGATTCCCCGGACTCTCGAGATAAGCAAATCCCAAGTAGCCGGTTTTGTAGTTACCGGGATTTCCTATGCCCGATGGGGCCCACGTGTATGCTATATTTAACAAGGTGTTATAATAAGCGCTGTTTGCCGGCTCGGTCGAATTTGCTCCTCCTACACCTGGATCGGCATAAAAACCAAACGCAGTGC
The DNA window shown above is from Candidatus Acidiferrales bacterium and carries:
- a CDS encoding PorV/PorQ family protein, with amino-acid sequence MKIVKTVELLMVILISSTAFCQSDFISNVSKRGTTAASFLEIGQGARAASMGGAFVAVDNDLSAFYWNPAGLAKMDGIDVIFDHTNWLASVAYNYLAASYNLGGMGTAGFSFIASDYGDMKVTTVDNPNGTGQLFTATDIAFSLGYAINLTDNFAIGFNPKIIYQSIWEASATGFAMDLGILYKTPFDGIVLGMSISNFGTKMQMQGQSLLVTYDPDVNTTGNNGKIPAYLGTDAWSLPLNFRVGLAYSPISTDMHQLTLDVDAIHPNDNYESVNVGAEYVFDNLIAIRGGYKSLFLRDSEESFTLGFGLKHALMGNVAFSFDYAYQDFGRLTYVQQFSLGISF